From Acetobacter sp.:
GCCATGCTGGATGTGTCACCAAAAGGCACTGTTCCTGTTCTGGTTTTATCTGAAGGCCACGTCATTAATCAAAGTCTGGACATCATGAAATGGGCGCTATCGCACTCCGACCCTGAACACTGGCTGAAGAACGCACGTTACGACCTGATCGAACGTAATGACACTCTCTTCAAATATCATCTCGATCATTACAAATACGCCACACGCCATCAAAGCGATCCCCATCATCACCGTCAGGAAGCCTTTCGAATTCTTCTTGATCTGGAAAAGATACTGAATATCACGCCTTTTCTGAACGGAGCAGATTTCGGGCTTACGGACGCCGCCATAGCTCCCTTTATCCGTCAGTTTTTCGCGACGGATTCAGTCTGGTTCGCAACACAGAACATTCCCCGTCTGCAAACATGGCTCACGGATTTCATATCCTCACACCGTTTCGAGCAAATCATGCATCGTTTCAGCCCCTGGCAGCCAGATGACGCACCTGTCTTTCTCAGAAATGACGTATCCAACCGATAGCATTCAGAAAACAGACCACCCCGCAGCCGGTGGCGCAACACTGGCCGCGCTCTGCCCGTGCCTGTCCAGAAGCATTTTGACCAAACCGGTTTTTTTCACATCCTCAACAAAATCCTGCAACCATGCTCTCGCGATTTCGCGTCCTCTGGGAACTCCCATCCCCTGCTCTATCGCCGTGAAACGTCCCGGCAGCACCCGATAGCCCGGATGATCGGCAGCGTAAGCCGCCAGAGGCTGGCGCACACCGGCGGCGGCATCCAGTTGCTGCGCTACAAACAGAGCAATAGCGTCAGGCGAGGTCGCCGCCCTTTCAAGAGACGCCTGTTTCAGATGACGTGTCAGAAACAGGTCGTAAGCAGCGCCCTGTCCGACAGCGATGCGCGCCCCCGCGTGATCCAGCTCATCAACGGCCTGATAGGTCGCGTCCTCACGAACAAGATAGGTTCCCTCAATCACAACATAGGGTGCGGTAAAAAGAATCTCAGCCGCGCGCACCGGGTCCACCGCCAGAAACATCATATCCAGTTCACCGGACGAAACAGCCTGCGTTACCTTGCCTGCCGCGTCAAAGGGGATGAATTCGATCTCGACCTCCAGCCGCCGTCCGACTTCCCGCGCCAGATCGACCGAGACGCCCGCCAGTTCTCCCGTAGCCGCGTCACGCCCTGCCAGAACAGGATTTCCCAGATTGATCGCCGTCCTGATGGCGCCCTGCGGCGCCAGTTCACGAAGAATCTCATCTGTTTTCATGCGGTCCTCTCTCTCTGGTTCCACCCCACTCAGGCAGGATGCAGCCTATCTCTGGCGGGACGCTGGAACTGTAAAGGCTGAAAACGCAAGCTGTATTGATCTGTAAATTCTCCATATTTTAAAACATACTCTTTCGAGACAAGAGATTCGGTTCCATCACGCAGAAAAGCCTATCGGGAGACTGCGTTCATGCCGACACGGACCAGACCGTGAATATTTCCCACCGCCAGCGCCAGTATCCGGTTCCAGTATATGGCTGCATCAACCGTGACGACGGCCCCACACAACCCGAACAATGGCTCTGACCCCGGTTGCCTCTTCTTATTCCTCGACTGACCAAACCACACAGTCAGAGAACCGGGCTCCTTCAACGCTGCAAAGAGGAAACGCCGCTATCGTCACAGGCTTCAGTCTGCCCATACCGCGCAGCTATCAGCCCGACTTCCCACCCGAAAATTCCGTCACGACCTCACCCTCGATGCAGGGGACCATGCAGTCATGCACTGCACGTTCTGAGATTACCTTGAAGCCGATGACAGGCAGCGGCCTGCGATCTTTTCAAACAGGGCCGGCGTCCTTTCCAGCAGAAGCTGAAAACATAAGTCACGCATTCCGGGAGAGCAGACCCAGCCCGTCTGCCCTTTATCCCCCAACCCATCAGGACGCCGTGCCCCCCACGGTCAGACCCGTCATTTTCAGGGTAGGCTGCCCCACGCCGACAGGAACCCCCTGCCCCGCTTTGCCGCAGGTGCCGATTCCCGGATCAAGCGCCACATCAGAGCCAATCATGGAAATGGATGTCATCGCGTCGGCGCCATTGCCGATCAGGGTCGCCCCCTTGACCGGAGCTGTCACTTTTCCATCCTCGATCATGTAGGCTTCCGACGCCGCGAACACGAATTTTCCGGACGTGATATCGACCTGACCGCCACCGAAATTCACCGCATAGAGGCCGCGTTTTACTGAACGGATCATATCGTCAGTGCTCGCCTGGCCCGCCAGCATGAGCGTGTTGGTCATACGGGGTAGCGGCATATAGCCGTAAGACTGACGACGTCCGTTCCCTGTGGGGGCAACACCCATCAGACGGGCATTCAGACGATCCTGAATGAAGCCTGTCAGAATACCATCCTCGATCATCACCGTTCTGCCGGAGGGC
This genomic window contains:
- a CDS encoding glutathione S-transferase, translating into MTLPVLYTFRRCPYAMRARLALLSSGANCECREIRLSEKPAAMLDVSPKGTVPVLVLSEGHVINQSLDIMKWALSHSDPEHWLKNARYDLIERNDTLFKYHLDHYKYATRHQSDPHHHRQEAFRILLDLEKILNITPFLNGADFGLTDAAIAPFIRQFFATDSVWFATQNIPRLQTWLTDFISSHRFEQIMHRFSPWQPDDAPVFLRNDVSNR
- a CDS encoding ABC transporter substrate-binding protein; the encoded protein is MKTDEILRELAPQGAIRTAINLGNPVLAGRDAATGELAGVSVDLAREVGRRLEVEIEFIPFDAAGKVTQAVSSGELDMMFLAVDPVRAAEILFTAPYVVIEGTYLVREDATYQAVDELDHAGARIAVGQGAAYDLFLTRHLKQASLERAATSPDAIALFVAQQLDAAAGVRQPLAAYAADHPGYRVLPGRFTAIEQGMGVPRGREIARAWLQDFVEDVKKTGLVKMLLDRHGQSAASVAPPAAGWSVF